The genomic DNA TGTATGACAATGTTGTATAATTTGGTGGTTTTGTAATACACATTTCGATGTGGGAACATcttgtatgaaactcgtggtaAGCCATgatattttaatgttaaatatttCGTTGTGTTGTACTATATcacgtttagtttaagattattgatagTTAAACGAGCAAGATTGGGGTTCTTGGGGTctgtatctgcatgtgaagattgttcttgatacaCCACATGTgttgaacttggaaaaaaaaaaaagaaatcccaagaattgccttatagtgacgcgcccgtgTAAGACGAAGTGTTACACATGGCGCACAGGCCAAGTTGAATGGGTtccagctcgcaaaccatagcCTAGGGTGACGACTAAGGTGAATGCTCAAATAAGCCTCAAACCATGGTGCGTAGACtaagttgaatgggccccaaCTCGCAAACCATAGCCCTCATACCCCGAATTTTTTCCCGCCtcttattttatcaaataaagtgTGAATGCAATAAGATTCGACAGTAAATAAGACATATTAATATCACACAAATTGTATGTTTCAATTCATCAACAAAGTAATGTCAGTAAAAATGAGACATCAATTAATATCACACAAATCATATGATTCAATTCATCAACAAAGTAATGTTAGTGAAAATGAGACATCAATTCATATCACACAAAGAAGAGGTGTTTGCTTATCGAAAATACAGTCTGAGGTGCTCCGCATTCCAAGCTCATGGGAAAATGGCTCCAATCATGTCGGCTAAGTGATATGCTCCATTGCTAAGGTTTTCTTTGATAATATAAGGGCCTTCCCAGTTCAGGCCTAGTGTCCTGTCGCTAGTCTTGCGAGCTCCAGGGAGAGCAAGGCGCAGCACAAGGTCACCAACATTGTGGTACCAAATTCAAACCCTCCGATTGTAATATCTTTCCACCCGTTGTTGATAGGCTGCTACCCTCATGGAGCTAGGTCTCGTGTTTCCTCAAGTAAATCAAGGTTCAAGGTCAAAGGTGGCTCTTCATTGACTGATCACTTCATTCTCTACTGGGATCATTGCCTCAGACCCATAAACCATAGAGAAAGGAGTTTCTTCTGTAGTGGTACTAGCTGTGGTCCGATAGACCCAGAGCATTGTTTGCAGCTCATCCACCCAAGCTCCATTTTTGGCCTCTAACTTTGTCTTCAatatctgcttgattattttgttgacagccTTAGCTTGTCCGTTGGCTTGGGGGTGGTCCACAACCGTGAAGCTCTTCTTAATCCTAGTGATTCGCAGAACTAGATGAACTGCTCACTGTGAATTGGGTTCCATTGTCTGTGACTATTTGTTGAGGAACTCCAAATCTATCGATGATATTGCTCCATATAAACTTTTCTACCTTTGCCAGGGATATCTGTGCGAGCTCCTTTGCTTCCGCCTATTTAGTGAAGTAATCAATAGCTACTATAGCATGCTTGCATCCATCGCGAGCTGTAGGAAGTGGCCCGATTTGGTCGATACCCCACATAGCGAAGGGTCACAAGTTGCTCATCTGCTGCAAATAGGTAAGTGGAGCTCGTGGTACCTTTGCAAATCTTTGGCATGTGTCGCATCTTTTCACCTAATTCATAGCTTCTTGCTTCATGGTAAGCCAGTAAAACCCCTGGCAGAGTGTTTTCTGAGCCAAGGATACCCCCCCCAACGTGACTGCCGCAGTGACCTGCATGAATTTCTACGAGAACTGCCTGGCAATCAGGCTCATTGATGCATCTCAACAATGGGGCTAATAACCCTTTTTTCTAGAGCATGTCATTGTGAATGCAGTATCTAGTTACCCGAGCTTGTGTACATCGCACTTCTAACTTGTCGCTTGgcaatttttcttcttataGATAATCAACGATGGGCCTCATCCATGAGTCCGATCTTAGCTCAATTGTTAACATCTCACCTTGATCTTCCGTGCTTGGTGCTGCTAGGAATTCCATGGGAATGGCTCCCAAGGAGTCTACATCTAGAGCTGACGCCAAGCGAACGAGGGCATCGATGTGCGAATTCTAGCTCCTTGGCACTTGATTCAACTCGCACTCCTCAAAGAGGTGAATCAGATCTCGGACTTTCTGGAGGTAGGCTATCATTTTTGGTCCCTTTACCTGATATTCCCCTTATATCTGACATACTACGAGTTGAGAGTCACTGAAAACTGCTAGCCGTTCTGCCTTTACTTCTTTTGCCAAACGAAGTCCTGCTAACAGCACCTCGTACTCAGCCTCATTGTTGGTCGCCTTAAAGCCGAACCTTAACACATAGGGGATTTTATGTTCCTCCGGGATTATCAAGAGTACATCACCTCCAGCTCCATGCTTACTAGAAGACCCATCTACATATAACTCTCAGGTTAGACTCCTTGAAGCTTCCGGCTCCTCCTCTGCCAAACTTGTGAATTCTGTAACAAGATCTGCTAGTACCTGTCCTTTTATAGCCAACCTCGGTTTGTACTTTATATTGAATTGAGAGAGCTCAATGGCCCACTTGATTAAACGATCGAATGAGTCAGGTTTTTACAGAACCTGCTTCAGCGGGTACTTGGTCAATATGTCAATCCGATGAGCCTAGAAATATGGGTGTAGTCTCCTTGATGCAACCATTAGGCAGTAGGTGAAATTCTCTATGAGAGTGTACCTTGTCTCAACATCTATTAGCCAATGGCTCACATAATACATTGGGTATTGCACCCAGTCTTCTTCACGTACCAGCACCGCACTAATAACATAATTTGATACCCCCAAATATATGATCAactcctttctttcctttggtTTTGACATGAGGGGAGTCCGTCCCATATATTCCTTCAGTTGTTGGAAGGCGACTTCGCATTAGCCCGTCTATAGGAAATCGTTTGCCTACCTCAAGACATTAAAGAAGGGAATGGATTTATCAGAAGCTTTGGAGACAAATCTGCTGAGGGCAATGATCTGGCCGTTAAGGCTTTACACTTCCTTTATCTTGGTAGGCGATCTCATGTCAAACAATGCTCAGATCTTCTTGGGGTTAGCCTCAATGCCCCTTTCATTAACTATGAAGCCCAAGAATTTCCCAGAAGCTACACCGAATGAGCACTTGAGTGGATTCAGCCTCATCTGGTACTTTCTTAGAATCTGGAACGCCTCCTCCAGGTCGCGGATATGGTCAATAACTTGCttggattttaccagcatgtcatctacatatacttccatggttttccCAATGAAGTCGTTGAACATCATATTAACTAGACGCTGGTAGATGACCCTCGCATTCTTCAGCCCAAAGGGTATTACCTTGTAACAGTACATCCCTCAATCTGTAACAAATGATGTATGCTCCTCATCTTTAGGGTTCATAGGAATCTGGTTGTACCCTGAATAAACATCCATGAAGCTGAGAAGCTGATGACCAgctgttgcatccacgagctagTCTATTTTGGGGAGAGAGAAGCTGTCTTTTGGGCATGCTTTATTTAGGTCTGTAAAATCAACCCAAGTCCTCCGTTTCCCGTTTTTCTTCTTGATAAGGACCGGGTTCGCCACCCAAATCGGATAACGGGCCTCCCTAATAAACTTGTtggccaagagtttgtccactttTTCTTTTAGGGCCGCGTAACGCTCCGTAGTCATGGGCCTCCTCGTTTGGCGGACTAGCCTATGGTTGGGGTTGATATTAAGTCGATGTAGCATCACATTCGAGTCTATCCCCCTCATATCTTCATGGTTCCAGGTGAACACATCTAGATTTGTTTTAAGAAAATCAATCAGTAGGGGCCTTACCTCGAGGGTGAGGCTTTTTCCCAGCTTCAGACACCTTTCAGCATCGATGTCGCTAACCATAATGTCTTCCAGCTCGCCTATAGGGCTGGCAGCTCGGTCACAATCCACCTCGCGCGAATCCAAGTCGTGATTGATTCCCTTTTTACTGATGATTTGTCCCTCCCATCTAGAGACAATATTGACTTTCTTTCCTGTGAGCCCCATTTTCAACCCTTCTTCATAGCAGCGCCTTACCGAATATTGCTCGCCCCTTATATACCCGATCCCATTAGGAGTTAGGAACTTGATCGCCAGAGCTCTGGTTGAGACAACCAAATTTAAGTCGTTCATGACAGGCCTCCCCATGACGACATTGTATGCAGAAAGGTTATCGATGATTAGGAAGTCTACCACTGTCGTGGCCTGACGATTCGAATAAGCGGGAGCCTGATACGTCCCATCGGAATCACTGCATCGCCGGTGAAACCATAGAGCGGTTCTGGGGACGCTACCAACTGAATTGACCCCAGGCCCATTTGGTCAAAGCATCCCCTATATCTTCACCGAGCTTCCCGTATCTACCATAATTCTTCGCACCTCCATGATGCCAATTCGAGCTCAGACCACAAGGGCGTCATTATGCGGCCAGTacatatccccggaatctttcTCAATGAAAACAACATTTTCTAAGGCCACCCTGGCTTTCTTGGATGGTCTTTTTGGTTTAGCGTATCTAGTGAGAAGACAATAACCGGCCTCTCGAACATAACGTTCGTGGGATCTATTAGAAGTCCCTACAATATGAGGCCCTCCATGAATGGTAAAAATAGTTCTTATCGCAAGTGTTCATTCCTGCTCGGGAGCTTGATGAGGACCTGGTTGGGTTAGCTGCTGGGGTTGCTGCTCCCTTGGTCGCACCACATAATCACGCAAGTGACCTTTCCTGATTAGATCTTCAATTGCGTCTTTTAACGCCCAACATTTGGAAGTGATGTGTCCTACTTCATTGTGGTAGGCACAGAACTTATCTTTGTTTCTGAATTTGTTGGGGGTTCTTATGGGGTTAGGCCTCCCAAAGTCTTCCTTATTGCTCTTAATGGCGAAAATCCTATCTTGAGTGTCAGATAGGACACTATAATTCTCATATCGACCTTAGTGTGGAGGTCGCTCTCCCCGCTCGCTCCTTGCTTTCTTAGTGACCTGATCATTGGTACTCCACCCTTGGTCTCCCTTTGTGGAGGTCACTCTCCCTTTGTGGAGGTCACTCTCCCCGCTCGCTCCTTGCTTTCTTAGTGACCTAATCATTGGTACTCCACCCTTGGTCTCCCTTACGATTGTCCCTGTTGCCTCTCTTCTTGTTCTGGTTGGTGCCTTCTGCTCCATCTTTTTGGTTGCTTAGCTTTTTCGAACCAAAAGTTTCCTTCCATCTGACCTCCTTTGCAACTCGCTCGTAGAATTCGCCTAGGTCCCTTACGGGGGACTtatagatgctctcatagagcttcccatcCTTCCGAAATCTAGCAGATATTGCGATCAAGACGCTTTCGTCCGATgggtttttcacattttttaccTAGCGCTTAAACCTCTCTATGTAATCCTTTAAGGATTCGCCGGATCTCTAAAACACCATAGTGAGGTGACATGTTGGGGCGAGCTGCCTCTAGAGCGAATTGTACTGGTTGATAAACTTTCTCTGACACTCTTCCCAACTACAAATACTAAGAGGATGGAGACTTCTTAACTAGGACCAAGGTAAGTCTCCCAGGGTCGCGGGGAAGGCTTGGCACTTTGCTAATGAGCTAAAAGTCTGTAGGTCCATCTGGACGTTAAAAAACATCCAGGTTGTCATACGGGTCGCCATCTCCATTATACTGAGGGATGCTGGGGACCTTAAATCTGCAGGGGAGAGGCTCTAACTCGATTTCCCTGGAGAATGGGGTTTTTTATTCGCAAGCTTCCCTTCGGTCATGCGCCCCTCTTCTCGCCTCCAACTGTTGGATCCTCCATAGTAGTTCCTCCACTGTAGGGTCTTGATCCATGGATCGTCTGATGAGAGATCACCTCTCCCATGCGATCTCTTTTTCTGCTAAGTAGCGATCTCGTGGGAGAGGTCATCTCCTATTTTCACGATCTGGCTAGTTGCGGTGGGTGGTGCGACTCTAGCTGACTCTGACTGAGCTATTCCCTCTATGGGGATCTCTGCGTTGCGAACTTTCTTCGTGAACCTCTTCATGGTGATCTCCATAAGGATTCACCCCTATCCTCCTATCAATGGGGTACACATCCAGTTCGTTATCATAACACTATTGTTCATCCGATCTTCGATACTGCAAATTTGAATAACGTACTAATCTAGCTCATCGCGGTGCTCTTCTAGCTTCTCTTTCATCCGGGGAAAGTCTTCCACCTGAGGGATGAGGGGCACCTACGGGTGGCATGACCTCCGCCAGCATCTAAGCTGCTTGGACCTATTTTTGGGCCAACGCCTTAACCGCATCAGCGAGCTGCATAACTGTACTCTCCAATGCTTCTTGACGTTGTTTCCAGGCCTGTAGCACCTTTAACTCGGGCGTAGGGGCTACAGATTGGCAGGGAACCCATGTAGGGATGCCAGAGATGACTCTGGCCATTGCGGGTACAGAAGTAGTTGCAGTAGGTGTGACCATTCCCCCAACTAGTGGAACTTTTGACATTTAAGGAGTATAGTTTGCGGGTTGATTGGTCATCACTTCAAAACTTCTTATGTTTCTCATTCTCGGTATTGATATTGATTAGAGAGGGCCCTCCTTCTAGTGCTAAGAtgtcgacgttcggaattggtcgaccgtgattaGTTGGTCCGCACTGATGAAATGAacaaggaaagagagaaaggaaataataCGGCAAGGAGTGTTGAATAATTTGGTCCGCGTTCCTCTGACTGGTGGCCCCCTGCAAGTACTATGACGTTCAAGTGAGTAAGGGAGTAGTAAAAATGTAGCGTATTAGTAGGTTAGCAGAAAAATCATACCTTGGCCCTGGAAAgagcttactgatataaaatgaggagatgtcctcctatGCACATGCATCATGTGTCTGCATGTGATGGGACTGAATATCCGGCACCGGCAGAGGTACCCAGATGACGGCATGGTGCCAATGAGACCTTCATTAAAGAGGATGGGATTTAAGGTGGGCGTACAGATATCCAAAGGTGGCTGCAATGATGTTGCTTGCAAACTAGTATaaggccaggatgggactggcatAGGCTAAGAGGATGGAGCCAAATTGGGCCTGAACAACCTATTTAGAATAACACCCATTCCATTGTTGCTCTTTGGTTATTCCGCGATCTCCTTGTCATGCGAGCTGAACAGTTTAGCCAGCGACCTAGGGGCCTCACTGGGAGCACACTTGGCTAGATCAGCGAATTGGAAACGTCACTCAGAGCTCGCTAGAAGTATCATTGGGAGCTCGTTTAAAGCTTACTCGGTCCCACGATCTGAGATTGAGTTTTAGCGATGTGTAAACTTGTCCCAGCAAACTCAGCTTGGGGCCCACTGGGCCTTGGGCTATTGGGTCTGCTTGCTAGGCCTTAGGCAATTGGGCCGGCCTGTCGGGTCAAGTCTAGCCCATAAGGATTAGTGCGAGAAATATGtataacaatttatattttattcttgtaacaGGAAAAAAAGTTGCAAGATTCaccaactttaaaatgtatatattttttaataatatattagtattaaatagttttaatttattaaataatcaaatttattaaataaaatgtcattaaaaaattattctcaaaattttaaataaaacatgttttctatttttttttattttgataaacaatttttcagaatgacaaacaGAATGCgttttctaaaaacaaactatcaaaatagaaaattaaaaataaattcaaaactcaaaacaaaaaattaaaacttaaagagAATGCAGCCTAgtacatttcaaaacattttggCTTCGTTTCATTTCCATTTAACACTTTTGTATTGTAGagcacaaaaaaataaagagccATAATCAAACTGACTTAGATgctaaaaaatcaattaaagtTGGGTCTTGAATTCATATTTACGTAACTAAATCTGAAGTTCGATCAAGATAGTATTTTCATGTTGATGTGTCATAGGTAAAAGatcattaaaagattaaaacagtttaaaagttcaaaataattttttgagataaaaatgtgtaattttcccCTAATCATAACAGGGTCCCACATAACGTGTAAACTAAGTAATTTTGACATCTAAAAATCCCTCTAAGAGTCATATGAAAATGATAAACATTATGCATagagaattttaattataataatgtctcgaaaaattaagataaatgttattcatAAAAATTCTAATCTAGTAAATTTTAGAATGTTAAAATAGACATTATATATAAGAATCCTAATTCTAGGAGATTCAGGAAACTCCATGTTCCTCTATAAGTAAACAAGAattcattttagaaaatgtaCATATCATATACTAGTTTTAATATGGCCTTTAAATCTTCAGTGTCTGACTTAAGATTCAGAGTTTTTACGTGGGGATTTTCCTCCCCCCTTTTTGATTGCAATTAACTATGCACATACCAAACTTACTCTCACTCGCTTTCAAGCCATTCTATGAAGGCATTAAGACATCCCATGTGAGAAGCATGTACCAAGGCTTAATACCCAAGTAAGTGCCACCCCAGCCACAAGCCATGTCAAGGCTAATAACCTGAGAGACTCTCTGATCTCTCAGCTATAATCGAGAGGGATGCCACCCCAAACAAGCCATACCCAACCACAAATCATGCAACCATTGAGCCATGAGATTTGGTCAAAGACTCTTTAAGATGCCCATCGAGAAACACAGGTCACATGCCACCTGTcaacctttctctctctctctctctctaaataggAGATTCGCCTCCTTATTCAAGGTACGCTGATGACAACACTTAAAGCTCTCTTTGTACTCTCAACTGGTTTAaagactaacttaagtatcagatGGGATGACCTCACCCACACCCTTAATTTGCTTCTTTCTCAACAACTCTTTCGTCAACTCTACTGTTGCTTTGAGACTCTCTCGTCAACCCTAACGTAGCGACCCgtaaatcataatttaatttaattattagtttattgtgttaatttaattttaagggGATATTAATATATCttgttgatattaataataataataataatttatgttgttttgagaaaatagaaaattaaggtaattaattaatttattttgaaatatttatggaaataagaaaaaattaaaataaattaaattgggagATTTTCATAAGTTTCGGGGTGTTAGTGTAAATATTAAGTgagggtgtgtgtgtgaattttcAAAAGTTATGGGTGCTGGTGTAAATTTCAGGAAAGGGACCAAGGGTCCCCTTAAATATAATCTCACGCATTATATGTATGAGGGAGCAGCTGAGTCGGGTGGTTCGCGTGCGAGGTGGGCATGCAGGCGGTTGTAGGTTTGATTCCACGTGTGGGGGCTGTGTGCGCGAGGCTGATTTTATTCAGCCTCTAGGAgtccaaaacgacgtcgtttcgtcaTGAGGTGGTGGCCTCCCAACGCTAGTCCCCGCCGCTGCCACGTGGCCTCTCCCTAGCCACTTATTTTTGCACCATTCTAAGCCCAATTCGGGCATTCCTAAAGCAGCAAAAGCGgtaagaaaaattggaaaagaagaagTGCGCGCAGGGACATAGGTTGAAAGAATTTGGGGAGAAAATTAAGATTAATCAAGGTATAATTAAGGTTTAATTAGCTGGGTGAGtagagaattatgtattaattattctatatagttgaaatttcatttagaggccaattttattaattttgacaaattatacgatgttgcagtttgtataatttttgccGCGATTGGACAGATAAAACCCAAAGATCTCTTCTACGAGACAAGTTTCCTACCCCCTTTATGAAGTTCCTTCCATTGTGAATTTATTTACCCTCCCTTCGTTCATTTCGGTCAGTTTATAATTATGGTATTACGAGTCATTtgatgtaaattaaatttaataagctAGATTTGAGGATTTTATTTATGGATTACCTACGGGGGTttatgtgtaacgccccgctcccacctacgagtgttactcacgaatagccaacttactattcacacgctagggcaaagatgaagagacggctacgtttcaa from Diospyros lotus cultivar Yz01 chromosome 4, ASM1463336v1, whole genome shotgun sequence includes the following:
- the LOC127799795 gene encoding uncharacterized protein LOC127799795; protein product: MGRPVMNDLNLVVSTRALAIKFLTPNGIGYIRGEQYSVRRCYEEGLKMGLTGKKVNIVSRWEGQIISKKGINHDLDSREVDCDRAASPIGELEDIMVSDIDAERCLKLGKSLTLEVIPFGLKNARVIYQRLVNMMFNDFIGKTMEVYVDDMLVKSKQVIDHIRDLEEAFQILRKYQMRLNPLKCSFGVASGKFLGFIVNERGIEANPKKI